The Geothrix sp. genome window below encodes:
- the map gene encoding type I methionyl aminopeptidase, producing the protein MVLIREQIRYKSRKEVEKLREAGRVAANALRLAARSAKAGVSLLELDRIAETYIRQQGATPSFKGYHGFPGTLCTSVNDKVVHGIPSKYILQEGDIIAIDCGAKLDGYHGDTCLTVGVGQITEEARRLIQTAQLAMFVGIEHCRPGQRLGDMATAVQTFAEERGYSVVREYIGHGLGRDLHEDPQVVFAEQRPGTGFRMEPGMTITIEPILNIGSYKCLVEPDGWTVRTRDGALSAQFEHDIAITKDGPDILSIPDPEFELEDGL; encoded by the coding sequence ATGGTCCTGATCCGCGAACAGATCCGATACAAGAGCCGCAAAGAGGTTGAAAAGCTTCGCGAGGCGGGCCGTGTGGCGGCCAATGCCCTGCGCCTGGCCGCCCGCTCCGCGAAGGCGGGCGTGAGCCTGCTGGAGCTGGACCGCATTGCCGAGACCTACATCCGCCAGCAGGGCGCCACCCCGAGTTTCAAGGGCTACCACGGCTTCCCCGGCACCCTCTGCACCTCCGTCAACGACAAGGTGGTGCACGGCATCCCCAGCAAATACATCCTCCAGGAAGGTGACATCATCGCCATCGACTGCGGGGCGAAGCTGGACGGCTACCACGGCGACACCTGCCTGACCGTGGGCGTGGGCCAGATCACCGAGGAAGCGCGCCGCCTCATCCAGACCGCCCAGCTCGCCATGTTCGTGGGGATCGAACACTGCCGCCCCGGCCAGCGCCTGGGCGACATGGCCACCGCCGTCCAGACCTTCGCGGAAGAACGCGGCTACTCGGTGGTCCGCGAATACATCGGCCACGGCCTCGGCCGGGATCTGCACGAGGATCCGCAGGTGGTGTTCGCCGAGCAGCGTCCCGGCACCGGTTTCCGCATGGAGCCGGGCATGACCATCACCATCGAACCCATCCTCAACATCGGGTCGTACAAGTGCCTGGTAGAGCCCGACGGCTGGACCGTGCGCACCCGCGACGGGGCCTTGTCCGCGCAGTTCGAGCACGACATCGCCATCACCAAGGACGGCCCGGACATCCTCTCGATCCCGGATCCCGAATTCGAACTGGAAGACGGGCTGTAA
- a CDS encoding GNAT family N-acetyltransferase, whose protein sequence is MTFPSGTYRISLDPSDLQFEVIHGYLSRSYWSPGIPREVVEKAARHSLCVGAYGPGGAQVGFARMATDHTTFGYLADVFVLEEHRGLGLSQAMVKALMDLPEVQGMRRLMLATRDAHGLYAKLGWTPVTDSTPFMQIQRKNLYLTPEAGG, encoded by the coding sequence GTGACCTTCCCCTCTGGAACCTACCGGATTTCCCTGGACCCCTCCGACCTGCAGTTCGAGGTGATCCACGGCTACCTATCCAGGAGCTACTGGTCTCCGGGCATCCCCCGGGAGGTGGTCGAGAAGGCCGCCCGCCACAGCCTCTGCGTGGGTGCCTACGGCCCCGGCGGCGCCCAGGTGGGCTTCGCGAGGATGGCCACCGATCACACGACCTTCGGCTACCTCGCCGATGTGTTCGTGCTGGAGGAGCACCGTGGGCTCGGCCTCTCCCAAGCGATGGTGAAGGCCCTCATGGACCTGCCGGAAGTCCAGGGCATGCGCCGGCTGATGCTGGCCACCCGGGATGCGCACGGCCTGTATGCCAAGCTGGGATGGACGCCCGTGACTGACTCCACGCCCTTCATGCAGATCCAGCGGAAGAACCTCTACCTGACCCCGGAGGCCGGTGGCTGA
- a CDS encoding thioesterase family protein gives MVLLFRTLWKALTLWRRAPLEPLGASVLRFRVWPNDLDVNVHMNNGRFLSVMDLGRFDLSFRTKLGRAMLRNRWKPLVGAITMRYRRSLDPFESYELHTRLLGWDEKWVFLEQRFLKHGGELAAEGVVRALFRGKNGNVPVAEILEQMDYEGPRPDLPDSVRRWAEG, from the coding sequence ATGGTTCTGCTCTTCCGCACCCTCTGGAAAGCCCTCACGCTCTGGCGCCGAGCGCCCCTGGAGCCGCTGGGCGCCTCAGTGCTCCGCTTCCGGGTGTGGCCCAACGACCTGGATGTGAATGTCCACATGAACAACGGGCGCTTCCTGAGCGTCATGGACCTGGGCCGCTTCGACCTCAGTTTCCGCACCAAGCTGGGTCGGGCCATGCTGCGGAACCGCTGGAAGCCCCTGGTCGGCGCGATCACCATGCGCTACCGCCGCAGCCTCGACCCCTTCGAGAGCTATGAGCTGCACACGCGGCTGCTGGGGTGGGACGAGAAGTGGGTCTTCCTGGAGCAGCGCTTCCTGAAGCACGGCGGCGAGCTGGCGGCCGAAGGCGTGGTGAGGGCCCTCTTCCGGGGAAAGAATGGCAATGTCCCGGTGGCCGAGATCCTCGAGCAGATGGACTATGAGGGACCTCGGCCGGATCTTCCTGACTCTGTCCGCCGGTGGGCCGAGGGCTGA
- the ispE gene encoding 4-(cytidine 5'-diphospho)-2-C-methyl-D-erythritol kinase: protein MVPAIQAPAKLNRFLAVLGRRADGFHELELVTTVLEGVADLTDSLEGEPAPDLTLTISGPMGEGLVADESNLVIKAWRLLEAAAQRPLPAALRLVKRIPHGAGLGGGSSDAAAALRLGNRLFALGLQEDELLRMAGRLGSDVPLFLLGGTVLGLGRGERVFPLRPVPLEPLLLAHPGLHVSTPSVYRALQDVGYPFPEALASQPGGTAPPWRNDLTGAALWVCPPLAEVRDALRDTGGEPLLCGSGSCWAARYDTIQARDAAAGRIASERPGWGLWRV, encoded by the coding sequence ATGGTTCCCGCGATCCAGGCCCCCGCCAAACTCAACCGCTTCCTCGCCGTGCTCGGGCGGCGCGCCGATGGATTCCACGAACTGGAGCTGGTCACCACCGTGCTGGAGGGCGTGGCGGATTTGACGGATTCGCTGGAGGGCGAGCCCGCCCCCGACCTGACCCTGACCATCTCCGGTCCCATGGGCGAGGGGCTGGTGGCCGATGAGTCCAACCTGGTGATCAAGGCCTGGCGCCTGCTGGAGGCGGCGGCGCAGCGCCCGCTGCCCGCCGCGCTGCGCCTGGTGAAGCGCATCCCCCATGGGGCCGGGCTCGGCGGCGGCAGCAGCGATGCGGCGGCGGCCCTGCGGCTGGGGAACCGACTGTTCGCCCTGGGCCTGCAGGAGGACGAGCTGCTGCGCATGGCGGGTCGCCTCGGCAGCGATGTCCCTCTGTTCCTGCTGGGAGGGACGGTCCTGGGCCTGGGCCGCGGCGAGCGCGTGTTCCCGCTTCGCCCCGTGCCCCTGGAGCCCCTGTTGCTGGCCCATCCGGGTCTGCATGTGAGTACCCCGAGTGTTTATCGGGCCCTCCAGGATGTCGGTTATCCCTTCCCCGAGGCCCTGGCTTCGCAACCCGGGGGCACCGCCCCTCCCTGGCGGAACGACCTCACGGGCGCTGCTCTGTGGGTCTGTCCGCCTTTGGCCGAGGTGCGCGACGCCCTGCGCGACACCGGCGGCGAGCCGCTGCTGTGCGGCTCCGGCAGCTGCTGGGCTGCCCGGTACGACACCATCCAGGCCCGGGATGCCGCGGCCGGGCGGATTGCCAGTGAACGGCCCGGCTGGGGACTCTGGCGCGTCTGA
- a CDS encoding ABC transporter ATP-binding protein, which yields MSAPALRIRGLRKSFPKVLAVDGVDLEVARGEVFGLLGPNGAGKTTTLEIIEGLTEADAGDIEILGLTWANQGQEIRARIGVQLQSTSLFNKITPRESLDLYGSYYPKRRSTEDLLELVQLQEKADAHHITLSGGQQQRLALALALVNDPELVFLDEPTTGLDPQARRSLWDVVRRMKGEGRTVVLTTHYMDEAEALCDRLAIMDHGKVIATGTPASLIADLAIPSVVELTFEGAAPDPAAFAARLGQAVEPRADLWEIPTPDPKALLPRLLEAAEATAVPFQQVHIRRATLEDVFLHRTGRSLRE from the coding sequence ATGTCCGCTCCAGCCCTCCGCATCCGCGGCCTGCGAAAGTCCTTCCCCAAAGTCCTCGCGGTGGATGGCGTGGATCTGGAAGTGGCCCGGGGCGAGGTCTTTGGCCTGCTGGGCCCCAACGGCGCGGGCAAGACGACCACCCTGGAGATCATCGAGGGCCTGACCGAGGCCGATGCCGGCGACATCGAGATCCTCGGCCTGACCTGGGCAAACCAGGGGCAGGAGATCCGAGCCCGCATCGGCGTCCAACTGCAGAGCACCAGCCTCTTCAACAAGATCACGCCGCGGGAATCGCTCGACCTTTACGGCAGCTACTACCCCAAGCGGCGGAGCACCGAAGATCTCCTGGAGCTGGTGCAGCTCCAGGAGAAGGCCGACGCCCACCACATCACCCTCAGCGGCGGCCAGCAGCAGCGCCTGGCGCTGGCCCTGGCCCTGGTGAACGACCCCGAGCTGGTGTTCCTGGATGAGCCCACCACCGGCCTCGATCCCCAGGCCCGCCGCAGCCTGTGGGATGTGGTGCGGCGCATGAAGGGCGAAGGCCGGACCGTGGTGCTGACCACGCACTACATGGACGAGGCCGAGGCCCTGTGCGACCGGCTGGCCATCATGGATCACGGAAAGGTGATCGCCACGGGCACGCCCGCCTCGCTCATCGCGGATCTGGCCATTCCCAGCGTGGTGGAGCTCACCTTCGAGGGGGCCGCCCCCGACCCCGCGGCCTTCGCCGCGCGCCTGGGCCAGGCCGTGGAGCCCCGCGCCGATCTGTGGGAGATCCCCACGCCCGATCCCAAGGCCCTGCTGCCCCGGCTGCTGGAGGCCGCCGAAGCCACCGCCGTCCCCTTCCAGCAGGTCCACATCCGCCGCGCCACGCTGGAGGATGTGTTCCTGCACCGCACGGGCCGGAGCCTGAGGGAGTGA
- a CDS encoding ABC transporter permease: MLLWRQFAMEWRLYGRDRVAMFWTFAFPVILLMGFGTIFRDGGGPKLSVVRVQSPAPSAHDAALDQALTDLQLKVQTLPKAEAEARWTRGETAAQLEPDGEGYRLRLNSYLMAQAGATAGLVNQAWLVAQARLSGAPEPQRIPVQVESPGHKRSTNYASFLLPGLLGLNLVSMGLFSVGMVNVSYREKGKFRRLAVTPLPKWVFLLGQVLHRLTVTVIQAAILLLVGRLAFGIQNQGSFLDLLLIMTLGTGCFMAFGFALSGFAETSEGYAAISNLVFFPLMLLSGVYFTLDAAPAWLQHTVAILPLAPFLRALRAVFNDGGSLVGHGTGLAIVAAWALAAFALAVRRFRWA, translated from the coding sequence ATGCTGCTATGGAGGCAATTCGCCATGGAATGGCGGCTCTACGGCCGTGACCGCGTGGCCATGTTCTGGACCTTCGCCTTCCCGGTGATCCTGCTCATGGGATTCGGGACGATTTTCCGGGACGGGGGGGGGCCGAAGCTCTCGGTGGTGCGGGTGCAGTCCCCGGCCCCCTCCGCCCACGATGCGGCCCTGGATCAGGCCCTCACGGACCTCCAGCTCAAGGTCCAGACCCTGCCGAAAGCCGAGGCCGAGGCCCGATGGACGCGCGGAGAGACCGCCGCCCAGCTCGAACCGGACGGCGAAGGCTACCGCCTGCGGCTGAACAGCTACCTCATGGCCCAGGCCGGGGCCACGGCCGGGCTCGTGAACCAGGCCTGGCTGGTGGCCCAGGCCCGCCTGAGCGGAGCGCCCGAGCCCCAGCGCATCCCGGTCCAGGTGGAAAGCCCCGGCCACAAGCGCTCGACCAACTATGCCTCGTTCCTGCTCCCCGGCCTGCTGGGCCTGAACCTCGTCAGCATGGGCCTCTTCAGCGTGGGCATGGTGAATGTCTCCTACCGGGAGAAGGGCAAGTTCCGGCGCCTGGCGGTGACGCCCCTGCCGAAGTGGGTCTTCCTGCTGGGGCAGGTGCTGCACCGGCTCACGGTCACCGTGATCCAGGCGGCCATCCTGCTGCTGGTGGGCCGCCTGGCCTTCGGCATCCAGAACCAGGGCTCTTTCCTCGACCTGCTGCTCATCATGACCCTGGGCACGGGCTGCTTCATGGCCTTCGGATTCGCCCTGAGCGGCTTCGCCGAGACCTCCGAAGGCTACGCCGCCATCTCGAACCTGGTCTTCTTCCCCCTCATGCTGCTCAGCGGCGTCTACTTCACGCTGGATGCGGCCCCGGCCTGGCTTCAGCACACGGTGGCGATCCTCCCCCTCGCGCCCTTCCTCCGGGCCCTCCGGGCCGTCTTCAACGATGGCGGGAGCCTCGTGGGCCACGGAACCGGGCTCGCCATCGTGGCGGCCTGGGCCCTGGCCGCCTTCGCCCTGGCCGTCCGCCGATTCCGCTGGGCCTGA